ttgaggAGAGGATCTATAGCTTATTGTGTTGGTGTCCAGGAAACAGCCTGAGTTGGTTGCAACATGACAAGTGAGGTTGTGGAAGATGAGAGCCAATTCTACTTGAAGGCAGAGAAGTACTGGAAAGACGTCCCACCCACAGTGGATGGCATGCTTGGAGGGTATGGCCATATCTCCAACATCGACATCAACAGCTCCAAGAAGTTCCTGCAGAGGTTTTTGAGGGTAGGCAGGTCTGGGGTATTTTACAGGCAGGAGTGGGGTGGAAAGCATTGACTGTCATGATAGTGTGATTTGAATGGGAATATTGTGAAGCAGCTGCCCATAATCGGTTGTTGCTCAAACCAGCTGGCAGTTTTTACATTCAGCACTTCAGAGTCACCTGTCTTGTCACTCTTGGTGATTATGAAGAAAGCCATAGGATCCTTCCAAATCCATGGCAATAtaagaggactaaaatgacataTCCAGATTCAGTTCTGAGAAAAGCTACTCTCTATTTGTTTTTTGACTTTAAACTTCATAATATGACACAGTAACCACATTCATCCTTAATACTATGAGGTCTTCACAGCTACCTTTATGTGTGGGGCCATGTATCCACCCATTTTCCAATTTGTTTGATCTCTTTCTTTGGTAGGGTTATGGTAAACTCCATGCCCCTAGATGACCAATATGGGACACTTTtatttgcctctttatgagatacTTTATTGGCAGTCTGCTGCCAATGCCCATGCCCCAACATGGTCAAATGGTTGTAATAAAATTCTACGTAATTATGACACAGAAATATTCACTAACTTAGCACATAGATTCTTATGTATAATATCCATTATCTATTCCAGTCCTGCTTAAATTTTTACAGGACTCCATCTCAAATCTGAGTAGAGGTGTTTCTGGCTGCATTCATGCATATTCAGTATAAAATGTACATATGTGTTCAGAGTCAAGGCTATAATGAAGTCATATGATACAACACAGGCAAGCAATGTCAAATATTTTTGATTCATTAAGtgatgattttgaaatttttttggtcGTTCCATTCAAAAAtcttttactattgccaaatATCTTgcaacccccatattcagttatgcattgtggggtcatgacccacagtttaagaagctttgatctattCAACATAAACTTCACATAGAAACCCACTTCTATATAATGACTCAGATGAAATACTTTCCATGTTGAAAACTTTTTACAGATGTTAATATACTAATCTTTATAATAGCCTGAGAAAcatgtctcattttacaaagtgAAGCACCAAGAAAAGGAATATATGTGCTCAGGTTAACACAAGGCATTGGTAGAAGTATGAATAAACAGATGACACAGGCACCTCTAACCATCAGCCAAATGTTGGACTTGATAGCTTATTATTTTAGTTCTGTTCTTCATACCTATCTTAGCAAAATCATGCCCCTGTTTTGAAAGGATCCTTGAGGTCTTGTTGCCCTTTCTTGCTGATCAtgtcccccttcttttttttttttttcaggaaggtCCAAATAGAACAGGGACTAACTGTGCTTTGGACTGTGGAGCTGGCATTGGTCGAATCACCAAAAGGCTGCTCTTGCCACTGTTCAAAGTAGTGGATATGGTTGATGTTACAGAGGATTTTCTGATTAAGGCCAAAACTTACCTGggtgaggaagggaggagggtgaGGAACTATTTCTGTTGTGGCCTACAGGACTTCAGCCCAGAACCAAATTCCTATGATGTCATTTGGATCCAGTGGGTTATAGGTAAGGAATACCATCTTTAACTTTGGTTTCTTTCACCTTGTGATGGGGTTGGGGAGGAAATGCCATCAAGGCAGCTATATTCCTGCTAGTTTGTAAGATATTCTTTGATCTCCTTTTCTGTTTATTCTGTGGTATCCCAGTACAGTACTGGAAATACTGGTTTCATCATCTAGCAATACTTCTGTCCCAGAGGAGATCTCTTGAAAATTCCCTTCAATGGATAATCACTTGATTATTTAACCTAATATAGTTCATTTAGGGGGAGTATTTTAacctgtaacttttttttttttttaatgatcaaaaACAGATTTTGGCAGGTAATAGTTTTAATAGTAAAATGATGTACCCTATATTAGGTAGACTAaccaaaagagaatttttaaagatCTAAACTCCAATCCTGAGacagacagtttttttttttgttttgttttttttttttcatttcttttgggcTATTCTATGGCTTTTAAACACAACATTGACAATCCTTTATACCTcttacctccaatttatttaacATGTCATTTAACTCAAAATAGGAAGTCTATATACTCATCTTGGTTGCTCTGCTACATAATCAGATGATTGCTATGCTAGTTTTGAGAATGGTCTTGACATTAATAGTGCCCCTTTTCCTATTATAGCATAATCTATCTTAATGGCAGGCCATTATCCCCTAACAGTAACAGAAGTAATTCCCCAACTAAACTCAAGCTCCAAAAGGAAGAATGAGCTTATCCCCATCTCCACAGGAAATTATAGTATCCCCAATGATGAAGTGAATAATTTTGGTTCTGTTGTTATTCACATCCCTAAACCTCtcctctcatctctcttcttGGTGATCACACATAGATTGCCCTTAAGAATGGAAGTCCGCTAATGAGCTAGGACTCTGTAGAGAGCTGTACAGTAGCTTTCTCCATTCTCATTCCTGTCTGTCTTCTCCAGGTCATCTGACTGATCAGCACCTTGCTGAATTCCTACGAAGGTGCAAGGCAGGTTTGCGGCCCAATGGCATCATTGTCATCAAGGATAATATGGCTCAGGAAGGGGTGATCATGGATGATGTGGATAGCAGTGTGTGCCGAGACCAGGAGGTGGTACGCAGGATTGTCCGCCATGCAGGTCTTAACCTCCTGGCTGAAGAGAGGCAGGAGAACTTCCCAGATGAGATTTATCAAGTCTACAGTTTTGCCATGAGATGAGACAGTTTGGCATGAGAGACATAAGAAGGGACCAGTgtggggttgggggaggggggaattggACCCAACTGACACCTgttggatccagcagtgttgtGTTATGGTTCAGGAGTATAGAAACAGCCCCGTAGAGGCTGCCAAATACACCTGTATGTTTGCTGTCAATTTACTCTGTATAGattctatatttaaaagaaaagccaGACACAGAAGGGAAAGTTCTGCTGGACAAGATAGAAGGTGAGTTGCAGGGCTTCCAAAGCAGAAAGTGCCAGccaatttttgtgtgtgtgtgcaaaataGGAAGAGTAGGCCTGAATCATATCTCCtaactttcccccttctcctcccccccccaattttttttttcctgtatgccTATTTGgggacttattttttttcttggcacaCAGTTATACATGATAGGTCTGGGAAAAACACTGATCCTACcagatgacttttttttgtttaaacCAAAGGTCTGGCTTCCTTAACAGGAAGTAAAATCACCTTTGACTTTGTATCTATGAACATTAAAAAAGAATCCATTGTTACTTAATTGGGAAGCAAATTGTCCTTGTCCTGTTAAGAGTAAATTAAGGCTTTGTTTTCCTTTCACAACCCTGGTTTGTCTAAGCCTCACTTTGGTAAGGGGATTTGGGATTTCAGGCTATTCTGTGTTGTGAGATTCTTGGATGTTTCACTAAAGCATTTTGTGTACTTGTCTCCCTCTCCTTAATGAATGTAACAATTAGGAAAAGGGTTAAAACCCCTACAGTTGCTCTCAGATTGGAGCAAAGAAATGGTGCCTTGCTTTTGCTTTCGAATGTGGTTCTTCTGTGGCAAGCTGTTAGCAGTGTCATTTTCAGTCAGAAATAAAGGTAAATTCAGTGTTAAAAGCTCAgtataaagcaaaatgaaaatgctGTTTGTTATTCCTCATGAGCAGAACACTTTTTCTTGCTGATATCTAGCCCTAGGCTATTCATGTCCTCAGAAGCCTCACCTTATGTATGGCCCAATACTTTTTTCCACTGGCTACTATGTATCCTGGCAAAACTTTTGCTGTTCTTAACAGTGGAAGATAGAAAGTGTGACTCTAAATCTTGTTAAGAAAAAAGCTTTGTCAGTGTTTAATTTTACAAAAGATCTCATTTAATTGCTTTAGCTTACTCCAAACATCAGTGCAGTTATAGTATAGTGTTATACATTTTCAAATGGCCAGCAtgtctttaaaaagttttgtggTGAGGTTTTTATAGGGGGAGACAATAACTATGGGTTTTGGCAGTGACATTTCACAGTCTGGACTTAAAACTAAATGAAGCACTCTGACAAAACTGACTTTGATAAAAGGCCACATACTTGAATATATTTGTAATTGCTTTTAAACACAAGTAGTATACATAGCAGTTTATTTTCCAGTTGAAATAAGAGAGCTTCGAAGGTTTTGGCACTTTGACCATAACTTACACTGGGGTTTCCAGATGTTATCAACATGTTAATAATGTTAGGCTCTTTGTACAGACTACCTACAGCCTCCTAATAAGGTGAGGTAGCTCAAACCAGCCCTATTTACACGCAATCCATTGTGACCTAACATCCCAGTCTCATAGATCTGTAGTGCTGTTACAAAGGTCTGAGTTTATCTTTCACTCATAGGAGAGTAAGTAGATTTATATAAGTTTTCAGTAGCTTTTTCCCCCTGCCACCCAAAAGGCACTTTGGCAGGAGCTGCCAAGTAACAGCTAAGAGAACCTGTGATGAAAAATGGCAGATTTGCATGTCTGACTTCCTTTTTGCCCCTTCCCACATATCCCACTCTGAAACAAAACCAATTTCTGAGCCTTCAGCTACTGAAactggttatttttttaaaatcccttaaaTTAAAGGGAATAACTTTCTTTACTAAGTGGTTTCTCCAGCCCAGAAGAATGTAAATTCCCTATAGCTCCCAGAAGACCAAATGCTTGCTAAAAACCTAACAGTTTCACAGAGCAGTAGTCCTTGCACCATCAaaggcagattttttttgttcCCTCTAATATCTAGAGGTGAGCTTCAGTAGACAAACTGTTGCACAGCAAATAAACTCCCActtaaaaatagatgaaaatttaGAATATCAAAACTCTTCCTAGCCTATTCCCTTCAGGCAAGAGTTGGGATCCTTCACCCCATAGGGCAAAGCAACCTTTTAATAATACATCTTATATTAGAAATGAGTGAAGCTTCTATTGTCAAAAACACCCCAGTCAGAAACCCTAGGGAATACCCACCTATCTTTCTTAGCACCCAGCAAGAATCTAGGTCTTTCCCAAACCTCTTTTtttagatgggaaaaaaattgaggaaagggGCTACCCCGAACCCAGGGACTTAGACTCGGTGCACAAAGGTCAAAACTCTCACATTAAAGCTTTACCAACCATTGTGCCTTTCAACCTGGGAAATCTCAAGAGATccaggagaggggggagaggaaggacaaGACTTGGGGGGAGACGAATGAATGATGAAGGGGCTTGCCTAGGCCATATCagacatcatcatcattagaCCCATTGAGCTCAATGAGAAGATACCACTTTAGCCTGTCAGGAAGAGGTAGGGCTTTGACCTTGACATCCACAGGCCAAGGTCGGAGCTGTTGGCGGATGTACACACGGCACAGATGTTTAAGGGGTGGGGGGCAGTACTCTAATTGCTTTAAGGAAGCGAAAAGGGCTTTGATCTTTTCTGCTAAACAGCCAGCAGGGTTGACCTCAAAATTGCTAGGCAGCTGGATTCTCTGGGAACTAGCTACCATGAGCTCCAAGACCGTCTCCGCTTTCTGTAGAAGTTCAGAGTGGCTGTCATCTTCAGGGCAGCCTGGATGGGAACAAAGTCTCTCAAATATAATATGGAAGCCAGACCAGCAAGATGGGCCATGGAGGGAGCAATTGTAggagactccagattccagaagGAAGCGCAGGAGTGGAAAGTGCAGCTTAAAGTTCTTGAGGCAGATATTGGTGAGAGATTCGTGGGATGGGCATTCACTAGGGTCTGCTCCATGGGCAAGGAGCAACTGAGTAACACGAAAGCAGAACCGGTTAATCATTCGGGCCTCTTCTTTGTCACCTCCTACTGTTTCACCAAGTAGGAAGATAATGCATGTAAAAACCGTGTCACCATCTTTGGTAGTAGCCTTTACATTTGCTCCTGGAATATAAAAGGATCATGCTGCTAATAGGACaagtatataaattttaaaagattaatataTCCAGATAGTCATAGCAGATATAAACCTTAAATCAGAATGGTCaaattgtgaatccatctgaAGAAACCAGTAAGGTTAGAAAGTGGGCATCCATAATACCTAGCCCCAATCACTCACCTCCTTCCAATAAGAGTCTGATGTTCTCAGTGTTATGGATTTGGACCCCATCACTACTGGCTAGTGCATG
The DNA window shown above is from Sminthopsis crassicaudata isolate SCR6 chromosome 2, ASM4859323v1, whole genome shotgun sequence and carries:
- the NTMT1 gene encoding N-terminal Xaa-Pro-Lys N-methyltransferase 1 isoform X1, which encodes MTSEVVEDESQFYLKAEKYWKDVPPTVDGMLGGYGHISNIDINSSKKFLQRFLREGPNRTGTNCALDCGAGIGRITKRLLLPLFKVVDMVDVTEDFLIKAKTYLGEEGRRVRNYFCCGLQDFSPEPNSYDVIWIQWVIGHLTDQHLAEFLRRCKAGLRPNGIIVIKDNMAQEGVIMDDVDSSVCRDQEVVRRIVRHAGLNLLAEERQENFPDEIYQVYSFAMR
- the NTMT1 gene encoding N-terminal Xaa-Pro-Lys N-methyltransferase 1 isoform X2, encoding MVDVTEDFLIKAKTYLGEEGRRVRNYFCCGLQDFSPEPNSYDVIWIQWVIGHLTDQHLAEFLRRCKAGLRPNGIIVIKDNMAQEGVIMDDVDSSVCRDQEVVRRIVRHAGLNLLAEERQENFPDEIYQVYSFAMR
- the ASB6 gene encoding ankyrin repeat and SOCS box protein 6 — translated: MQESPLETDQATTMPFLHGFRRIIFEYQPLVDTILGSLGIQDPDRQDSLESPTYLADDGSRVLVLNELLEREAHSPFYQEGVSYSLLKMAELGLTHAADTLLQNGANLNFEDPVTYYTALHIAVLRNQPDMVELLVHHGADINRRDRIHESSPLDLASEEPERLPCLQRLLDLGADVNAADKHGKTALLHALASSDGVQIHNTENIRLLLEGGANVKATTKDGDTVFTCIIFLLGETVGGDKEEARMINRFCFRVTQLLLAHGADPSECPSHESLTNICLKNFKLHFPLLRFLLESGVSYNCSLHGPSCWSGFHIIFERLCSHPGCPEDDSHSELLQKAETVLELMVASSQRIQLPSNFEVNPAGCLAEKIKALFASLKQLEYCPPPLKHLCRVYIRQQLRPWPVDVKVKALPLPDRLKWYLLIELNGSNDDDV